Proteins from one Mycobacterium adipatum genomic window:
- a CDS encoding helix-turn-helix domain-containing protein, producing the protein MVRSPLTPQQRAAGQRLGAFLRECRGDRKPAEVAHAASISPETLRKIETGRLATPGFATVAALATVLGIPLDELARICLPEMDLPSTG; encoded by the coding sequence GTGGTCCGATCGCCCTTAACTCCGCAGCAACGTGCCGCCGGCCAGCGTCTGGGTGCGTTCCTGCGTGAATGTCGGGGCGACCGGAAGCCGGCCGAGGTGGCGCACGCCGCCTCGATCTCGCCGGAGACTCTGCGCAAGATCGAGACCGGGCGCCTCGCCACGCCGGGTTTCGCCACCGTCGCGGCGCTCGCCACGGTGCTGGGGATCCCGCTGGATGAACTCGCACGCATCTGCTTGCCTGAGATGGATTTACCCAGCACCGGTTAG
- the map gene encoding type I methionyl aminopeptidase encodes MLELKTPDEIEKMRTTGAFIAELLDDLQGRAAVGVNLLDLELRARQLIDERGAVSCYWDYAPAFGRGPFRNVICLSVNDAVLHGLPHDYALRDGDLLSMDIAVSIDGWVADSARSLVVGTPRPEDLRVIEATERALDAAIAAAVPGNRLGDISAAIGAVADDYGYPVNTDFGGHGLGRTMHEDPHVSNRGRAGRGLKLKPGLTLALEPWFAQGTDRIVYDRDGWTIRSADGSRTAHSEHTIAVTDGPPLVLTRR; translated from the coding sequence ATGCTGGAACTGAAGACGCCCGACGAGATCGAGAAGATGCGCACCACCGGCGCGTTCATCGCCGAACTGCTCGACGACCTGCAGGGTCGCGCCGCCGTCGGCGTCAATCTGCTCGACCTGGAGCTCCGGGCCCGCCAGCTGATCGACGAGCGCGGCGCGGTGTCCTGCTATTGGGATTACGCACCGGCATTCGGCCGTGGCCCGTTCCGCAACGTCATCTGTCTATCGGTCAATGATGCTGTGCTCCACGGTCTTCCGCACGACTACGCGCTGCGCGACGGGGACCTGCTGAGCATGGACATCGCCGTGTCGATCGACGGCTGGGTGGCCGATTCGGCCCGCAGCCTCGTCGTGGGGACACCCCGACCCGAGGACCTGCGCGTCATCGAGGCCACCGAGCGCGCCCTGGACGCGGCGATCGCCGCCGCTGTGCCCGGGAACCGGCTCGGCGACATCTCGGCCGCGATCGGCGCGGTCGCCGACGATTACGGCTACCCAGTCAACACCGACTTCGGCGGCCACGGCCTGGGGCGCACCATGCACGAGGACCCACACGTCTCCAACCGTGGCCGCGCCGGACGCGGACTGAAACTCAAACCGGGACTGACCCTGGCTCTGGAACCCTGGTTCGCCCAGGGCACCGACAGGATCGTCTACGACCGCGACGGTTGGACCATCCGGTCGGCCGACGGATCGCGCACCGCCCATTCCGAGCACACCATCGCCGTCACCGACGGACCACCCCTCGTGTTGACCCGCCGGTGA
- a CDS encoding FUSC family protein, which yields MLTLDRIQQRDPEHDALRRAARAGIVLPVAAAVSFLVAGDTQAPMFAIFGSVALLIIADFPGNRSARALAYAGLGFNGAVLISIGTLVAPYPWLSVGLMFVLGVTVMFAGVLSETIAAGQRATLLTFVLPACTPPGPIVERLSGWLIALAVCVPAALFLLPPRHHDELRRHAASVCRALTDCLEGVASTRDVTRAMNALWANFVNADFRPVALTAGSRALVRVVDDLGWLSDRITDRTGAALGDMKPPIVAVLRDCTAVLSIADPRLRAVRGAELSAALTDLRAVAQGRYREDIEQILAVPDDGTAVQVGRMLLGRRTFSATVGVTGRIIRNAALADARPVWARVLGRGLPPTGAADWVMPETTAVAAITKGFLATRALVLRNSLRTGLGLALAVAVTHVFPVEHGFWVVLGALSVLRSSALTTGTRVLRAVAGTAIGFGLGVLVIELVGVDPVVMWLLLPVVAFGSAFVPEVASFIAGQAAFTMMVLIIFNLIQPSGWAVGLIRVEDVVVGALVGVTVSVLLWPRGASASVAVAVDHAHAAGVALLRAAVQRVIRGSSEATDNQVFSLSRSALEASRTLDDAVRQYLSENGGHTDVRAPIVRAANRAVRVRAAAELVADVVPPPLGVYPRARELLEQHAEAVCAEKGASGPPISDDFVLALRAEAGHNTLAVSAALPLLTVAAHLGELELLYPGG from the coding sequence ATGCTGACCCTGGACCGGATCCAGCAGCGCGACCCCGAACACGACGCGCTGCGGCGTGCCGCCAGGGCGGGCATCGTCCTGCCCGTCGCGGCCGCCGTCAGCTTCCTCGTCGCCGGCGACACCCAGGCTCCGATGTTCGCGATCTTCGGCTCGGTGGCGCTGCTGATCATCGCCGACTTCCCCGGCAACCGGTCGGCGCGCGCGCTGGCCTACGCCGGACTGGGATTCAACGGCGCGGTGCTGATCAGCATCGGCACCCTGGTCGCCCCCTACCCGTGGCTCAGTGTCGGGTTGATGTTCGTCCTCGGCGTGACGGTGATGTTCGCCGGGGTGCTCAGCGAGACGATCGCGGCGGGCCAGCGCGCCACCCTGCTGACCTTCGTACTGCCGGCCTGTACCCCACCGGGACCGATCGTCGAGCGGCTCTCGGGCTGGCTGATCGCACTCGCCGTGTGTGTGCCGGCGGCGCTGTTCCTGCTGCCGCCGCGCCATCACGACGAACTACGCCGGCACGCGGCCAGCGTCTGCCGGGCCCTCACGGATTGTCTGGAGGGCGTGGCGTCGACCAGGGATGTCACCCGGGCCATGAACGCGCTGTGGGCCAACTTCGTCAACGCCGATTTCCGCCCGGTCGCCCTGACCGCGGGCAGCCGGGCACTGGTCCGCGTGGTCGACGACCTCGGGTGGCTGTCCGACCGGATCACCGACCGGACCGGTGCCGCGCTCGGCGATATGAAACCCCCCATCGTCGCGGTGCTGCGCGACTGCACGGCGGTGCTGAGCATCGCCGACCCGCGGCTGCGCGCCGTCCGCGGCGCCGAACTCAGCGCCGCGTTGACCGATCTCCGGGCGGTGGCTCAGGGTCGCTACCGCGAGGACATCGAGCAGATCCTGGCCGTGCCCGATGACGGCACCGCCGTCCAGGTCGGCCGGATGCTGTTGGGACGCCGCACCTTCTCGGCCACCGTGGGGGTCACCGGACGCATCATCCGCAATGCCGCGCTGGCCGACGCCCGGCCGGTGTGGGCGCGGGTGCTCGGTCGCGGGCTGCCACCGACCGGCGCCGCGGACTGGGTGATGCCCGAGACGACGGCCGTCGCGGCCATCACGAAGGGCTTCCTGGCCACCCGGGCACTGGTGCTGCGCAACAGCCTTCGCACCGGTTTGGGCCTGGCCTTGGCCGTCGCCGTGACGCACGTGTTCCCGGTGGAACACGGGTTCTGGGTGGTCCTGGGCGCCTTGTCGGTCCTGCGCAGCAGTGCCCTGACCACCGGCACCCGGGTGCTGCGCGCGGTGGCCGGCACCGCCATCGGGTTCGGCTTGGGTGTCCTCGTCATCGAGTTGGTCGGCGTCGACCCGGTGGTCATGTGGCTCCTGCTGCCGGTGGTGGCCTTCGGGTCGGCCTTCGTCCCCGAGGTGGCCTCCTTCATCGCCGGGCAGGCGGCGTTCACGATGATGGTGCTGATCATCTTCAACCTCATCCAGCCCTCGGGCTGGGCGGTCGGACTGATCCGGGTCGAGGATGTCGTGGTCGGTGCGCTGGTCGGCGTCACGGTCTCGGTGTTGCTGTGGCCGCGGGGTGCATCGGCGTCGGTGGCGGTGGCGGTGGACCACGCCCACGCGGCGGGCGTCGCGCTGCTGCGGGCGGCGGTGCAGCGGGTCATCCGCGGGTCCTCCGAAGCCACCGACAACCAGGTCTTCTCACTCAGCCGCAGCGCACTGGAAGCCAGTCGAACTCTCGATGATGCTGTGCGGCAATATCTTTCGGAGAATGGCGGGCACACCGATGTGCGCGCCCCCATCGTTCGGGCCGCCAACCGGGCGGTGCGGGTGCGGGCCGCCGCGGAGTTGGTGGCCGACGTGGTGCCACCCCCGCTCGGGGTGTATCCGCGGGCGCGCGAGCTACTGGAACAGCACGCCGAGGCGGTGTGCGCCGAAAAAGGGGCGTCGGGACCACCCATCAGTGACGACTTCGTGCTGGCGCTGCGCGCCGAAGCCGGGCACAACACGCTCGCGGTGTCCGCGGCACTGCCGCTGCTCACCGTCGCGGCCCACCTCGGCGAACTCGAACTGCTGTATCCGGGCGGTTAG
- a CDS encoding HAD family hydrolase — protein MIKAVLFDFSGTLFRLEEDDSWFDGITVDEKAVDGLVQAELMRRVTAPTGSSVPMSEEQQHNWANRDLEPHLHREAYLHVLRESGLTGDDAAALYPKLVDPASWTPYPDTAATLNGLRDAGIKTAVVSNIAFDLRPALATAGTAADEYVLSFEIGAVKPDPVIFETALARLGVEPADALMVGDSEEADGGARAVGCAFALVDPLPTAQRLDGLIAALRAHGLHV, from the coding sequence GTGATCAAGGCAGTGCTCTTCGATTTCTCCGGCACCCTGTTCCGGCTCGAGGAGGACGACAGCTGGTTCGACGGCATCACCGTGGACGAGAAAGCGGTCGACGGCCTCGTGCAGGCCGAGCTGATGCGCCGGGTCACCGCGCCCACCGGCAGCTCGGTGCCGATGTCGGAAGAGCAGCAGCACAATTGGGCCAACCGCGATCTGGAGCCGCATCTGCACCGCGAGGCGTACCTACATGTGCTGCGCGAGTCCGGTCTGACCGGGGACGATGCCGCGGCGCTGTATCCCAAGCTGGTCGACCCGGCCTCCTGGACGCCGTACCCGGACACCGCCGCCACGCTGAACGGCTTGCGCGACGCCGGGATCAAGACCGCGGTGGTGTCGAATATCGCCTTCGATCTGCGGCCCGCGCTGGCCACCGCCGGTACCGCAGCCGACGAGTACGTGCTGTCCTTCGAGATCGGCGCGGTCAAGCCGGATCCGGTGATCTTCGAAACCGCGCTGGCGCGCCTCGGTGTCGAGCCCGCCGACGCGCTGATGGTCGGCGACAGCGAGGAGGCCGATGGCGGGGCACGGGCCGTCGGGTGCGCCTTCGCCCTGGTCGATCCGCTGCCCACGGCACAGCGCCTCGACGGCCTGATCGCGGCGCTGCGGGCACACGGACTGCATGTCTGA
- a CDS encoding 1,4-dihydroxy-2-naphthoyl-CoA synthase: MAIVTADTVSSVTSANPFDPSRWQPVDGFELTDITYHRHVVDGVRQPTVRIAFDRPEVRNAFRPHTVDELYRVLDHARMSPDVGVILLTGNGPSAKDGGWAFCSGGDQRIRGRSGYQYAEGETAETVDPARAGRLHILEVQRLIRFMPKVVICLVNGWAAGGGHSLHVTCDLTLASREHARFKQTDADVGSFDGGFGSAYLARQTGQKFAREIFFLGRAYDAQTMCQMGAVNEVVDHADLETTGLQWAEEINGKSPQAIRMLKFGFNLIDDGLVGQQVFAGEATRLAYMTDEAVEGRDAFLEKRDPDWSGFPRYF, translated from the coding sequence ATGGCCATCGTCACAGCCGATACAGTCTCCTCTGTGACCTCTGCGAACCCGTTCGATCCGTCCCGCTGGCAGCCCGTCGACGGCTTCGAACTGACCGACATCACCTACCACCGGCACGTCGTCGACGGAGTGCGCCAACCCACCGTCCGGATCGCCTTCGACCGCCCCGAGGTGCGCAACGCGTTCCGTCCGCACACCGTCGACGAGCTCTACCGCGTGCTCGACCACGCCCGGATGTCCCCCGACGTTGGTGTCATCCTGCTGACCGGCAACGGCCCGTCGGCCAAGGACGGCGGCTGGGCATTCTGCTCCGGTGGCGACCAGCGCATCCGGGGCCGCTCGGGCTACCAGTACGCCGAGGGCGAGACCGCCGAGACCGTCGACCCGGCGCGCGCCGGGCGGCTGCACATCCTGGAGGTGCAGCGGCTCATCCGGTTCATGCCCAAGGTGGTGATCTGCCTGGTCAACGGATGGGCGGCCGGCGGCGGGCACAGCCTGCACGTGACCTGCGACCTCACCCTGGCCAGCCGCGAACACGCCAGGTTCAAGCAGACCGATGCCGATGTCGGCAGCTTCGACGGCGGCTTCGGCAGCGCCTACCTCGCGCGGCAGACCGGGCAGAAATTCGCCCGTGAGATCTTCTTCCTCGGCCGGGCCTACGACGCACAGACCATGTGCCAGATGGGCGCCGTGAACGAGGTCGTCGATCATGCGGATCTGGAGACCACCGGGCTGCAATGGGCCGAGGAGATCAACGGCAAGTCCCCGCAGGCCATTCGAATGCTCAAGTTCGGTTTCAACCTGATCGACGACGGACTGGTCGGCCAGCAGGTGTTCGCCGGCGAGGCAACGCGTTTGGCGTACATGACCGATGAGGCCGTGGAAGGCCGGGACGCGTTCCTCGAAAAGCGCGACCCGGACTGGAGCGGTTTCCCCCGTTACTTCTGA
- a CDS encoding HNH endonuclease signature motif containing protein: MDATDLDTFVDALIDDLTPAAVRDGDRTLFHLLDSPRRILDDEAVVAVLAAAVTLRNLADHVIASAVAAAERAGIPARKRLRTGADLLTSIGVAPGAAYRAARVGRAAEALPALTAQQRLGGVGIEFADAVGKGVAHIESRVALSDDERAEVVRALMVQTTPSGVDKTARGIAIEKVKSHPVDDTAVPVAENTDLNDMSVVPTGDGRLSATLDLDVLTGEELLAALDPLCRPVPLPDGSPDPRPVGRRRADAFGQILRTYLSGSGRPMSGGVLPHVTLIRPTTAGSVDTLGFGGPITTATAELIACDSTLTTVTVDGAGAPLDVGRSERLFTPAIRKGLAVRDGGCAHPGCGRPVSWCDAHHITPWEHGGTTSLDNGVLLCRLHHTAIHHGGWQVYLGPDRHPWFIPPHDPTGPEPAHLRSHARRTMTDLPTAA; this comes from the coding sequence GTGGACGCCACCGATCTCGATACGTTTGTTGATGCGTTGATCGATGACCTCACCCCTGCCGCCGTGCGGGATGGGGATCGCACCCTGTTTCATCTGCTGGACAGCCCCAGGCGGATTCTTGATGACGAGGCGGTGGTGGCGGTGCTGGCGGCCGCGGTCACCCTGCGCAACCTGGCCGACCATGTGATCGCCTCGGCGGTCGCGGCCGCGGAGCGGGCCGGGATCCCGGCGCGTAAGCGTCTGCGCACGGGGGCCGATCTGCTCACCAGTATCGGGGTGGCTCCGGGTGCGGCGTATCGGGCGGCGCGGGTGGGGCGGGCGGCAGAGGCTCTGCCGGCGTTGACGGCGCAGCAGCGTCTCGGTGGGGTCGGGATCGAGTTCGCCGACGCCGTCGGCAAGGGCGTCGCGCATATCGAATCCCGTGTCGCGTTGTCCGATGACGAGCGCGCCGAGGTTGTCAGGGCGCTGATGGTTCAGACCACTCCGTCGGGGGTGGACAAGACGGCCCGCGGGATCGCCATCGAGAAGGTCAAATCCCACCCGGTCGACGACACAGCGGTGCCAGTGGCGGAGAACACCGACCTCAACGACATGAGCGTGGTGCCGACCGGTGACGGGCGCCTCAGCGCGACCCTGGATCTTGATGTGCTCACCGGCGAAGAACTGCTCGCCGCCCTGGACCCGCTGTGCCGGCCGGTCCCGCTGCCGGACGGATCCCCGGATCCCCGCCCGGTCGGGCGGCGCCGCGCCGACGCCTTCGGGCAGATCCTGCGCACCTACCTGTCTGGTTCGGGGCGCCCGATGAGCGGTGGGGTGCTCCCGCACGTCACCCTCATCCGCCCCACCACAGCCGGGTCGGTGGACACGCTCGGGTTCGGCGGGCCCATCACCACCGCGACCGCGGAGCTGATCGCCTGCGACAGCACCCTCACGACGGTGACCGTCGATGGTGCGGGCGCACCGCTGGATGTGGGGCGCAGCGAACGGCTCTTCACCCCGGCCATCCGCAAAGGCCTGGCGGTCCGCGACGGGGGCTGCGCGCACCCCGGCTGCGGGCGGCCGGTGTCCTGGTGCGACGCCCACCACATCACCCCCTGGGAGCATGGCGGCACCACCAGCCTCGACAACGGGGTCCTGCTGTGTCGGCTCCACCACACCGCCATCCACCACGGCGGCTGGCAGGTCTACCTCGGCCCCGACCGCCACCCCTGGTTCATCCCACCGCATGACCCGACCGGACCCGAACCGGCGCATCTGCGCTCGCACGCCCGACGCACCATGACCGACCTACCCACGGCTGCATAA
- a CDS encoding DUF3349 domain-containing protein, whose product MTESKSVLENVLDWLHQGYPEGVPRTDYFALLALLKRSLTEEEVIKAAQSVLRTSDGDTPVTEAEISGAIQLITDKEPNPEELHQVASRLASVGWPLAAPAR is encoded by the coding sequence ATGACTGAGAGCAAGTCCGTTCTGGAAAACGTGCTGGACTGGTTGCACCAGGGGTACCCCGAGGGGGTGCCGCGGACCGACTACTTCGCGTTGCTGGCGCTGCTGAAGCGCTCGCTGACCGAGGAAGAGGTCATCAAGGCAGCCCAGTCGGTACTGCGCACCAGCGACGGCGACACCCCTGTCACCGAGGCGGAGATCAGCGGCGCCATCCAGCTGATCACCGACAAGGAGCCCAATCCCGAAGAGCTGCACCAGGTCGCATCCCGGTTGGCGTCGGTGGGTTGGCCGCTGGCGGCACCGGCGCGCTAG
- a CDS encoding SDR family oxidoreductase has product MSKNPLRRLSDAVLLTSMRPPLTEYLGRGPEVELRGKRVLITGASSGIGAASAVKLAKLGASVIVVARRADLLDGVADRIRDNGGIAEAVTADLSDLDAVDALAARVIESHGGVDILVNNAGRSIRRPLIESLERWHDIERTMALNYYAPLRLMRALVPGMVARGDGHVINVSTWGVMNESSPLFGAYQASKAALTAVSRVAETEWSGKGVHSTTLYYPLVKTPMIEPTQAFVAMPGLSAEEAADWMVTAARTRPVRIAPRMAVTAKALDSVAPGLLGVIMKRGVVESS; this is encoded by the coding sequence ATGAGCAAGAATCCGCTGCGCCGGCTGTCCGACGCCGTGCTGCTGACCAGCATGCGCCCGCCGCTGACCGAGTATCTCGGTCGCGGCCCCGAGGTGGAGCTGCGCGGTAAGCGCGTGCTGATCACGGGCGCCTCCTCCGGGATCGGCGCGGCGTCGGCGGTGAAGCTGGCCAAGCTGGGCGCCAGCGTCATCGTGGTGGCCCGCCGCGCGGACCTGCTCGACGGAGTGGCCGACCGGATCCGCGACAACGGCGGCATCGCCGAGGCCGTCACCGCAGATCTGTCCGATCTCGACGCCGTCGACGCCTTGGCCGCCCGGGTGATCGAAAGCCATGGGGGCGTGGACATCCTGGTCAACAATGCCGGCCGGTCGATCCGGCGGCCGTTGATCGAGTCACTGGAACGCTGGCATGACATCGAGCGCACGATGGCGCTGAACTATTACGCACCACTGCGCCTGATGCGTGCCCTGGTGCCCGGCATGGTCGCGCGCGGTGACGGGCACGTCATCAACGTGTCCACCTGGGGGGTGATGAACGAATCGTCGCCGCTGTTCGGTGCGTATCAGGCGTCCAAGGCGGCCCTCACCGCGGTGAGCCGGGTCGCCGAGACGGAATGGTCGGGCAAGGGCGTGCATTCGACCACGCTGTACTACCCGCTGGTGAAAACCCCGATGATCGAGCCCACCCAGGCATTCGTGGCGATGCCGGGGTTGTCGGCCGAGGAGGCCGCCGACTGGATGGTGACCGCGGCCCGCACCCGGCCGGTCCGCATCGCGCCGCGGATGGCGGTCACCGCCAAGGCGCTGGACAGCGTGGCCCCGGGACTGCTGGGCGTGATCATGAAGCGCGGCGTCGTGGAGTCCTCCTAA
- a CDS encoding inorganic phosphate transporter gives MSAELIILVLLIATALAFDFTNGFHDTGNAMATSIATGALKPKTAVLLAGVLNLVGAFLSVEVAVTVTTSVLKVQDAKSGALLPGIDASTGLTIIFAGLVGGILWNLLTWLFGIPSSSSHALFGGLIGAGLAALGTVGVNWSGVTQKVLIPAIAAPAIAGLVAACGTWMVYRLTRNVAEKRRREGFRWGQVATASLVALSHGTNDAQKTMGVIALALITTGHLTGDVKEQGLPFWIIFSCAVAIGLGTYLGGWRVIRTLGKGLVEIESPQGFAAEASSAAIILSSSAAGMALSTTHVATGSILGSGVGKPGAEVRWAVAGRMAVAWLITLPAAGLVGALSYWLSDGVKTLSGSALVGDGLIFLILVGMSFYLWWRAQQQKVDHSNVNADWDSSTNSVVPAEVRATTTDNKPTATV, from the coding sequence ATGAGCGCTGAGCTGATCATCCTGGTGCTGCTGATTGCCACCGCGTTGGCATTCGACTTCACCAACGGCTTCCACGACACCGGGAATGCGATGGCCACCTCCATCGCCACCGGAGCGCTCAAGCCGAAGACCGCGGTGCTGCTGGCCGGTGTGCTGAATCTGGTGGGCGCGTTCCTGTCGGTGGAGGTCGCGGTCACGGTCACCACATCGGTGCTCAAGGTCCAGGACGCCAAATCGGGTGCGCTGTTGCCCGGGATCGACGCCTCGACCGGTCTGACCATCATCTTCGCCGGTCTCGTCGGTGGGATTCTGTGGAACCTGCTCACCTGGCTGTTCGGCATTCCGTCCAGCTCCTCACACGCCCTGTTCGGTGGGCTCATCGGTGCCGGCCTGGCCGCGCTCGGCACCGTCGGGGTCAACTGGTCCGGAGTCACCCAGAAGGTGCTGATCCCGGCCATCGCCGCGCCCGCGATCGCCGGCCTGGTCGCCGCGTGCGGCACCTGGATGGTCTACCGGCTGACCCGCAACGTGGCCGAGAAGCGCCGGCGGGAGGGCTTCCGCTGGGGACAGGTCGCCACGGCCTCGCTGGTCGCCCTGTCGCACGGCACCAATGACGCCCAGAAGACCATGGGAGTCATCGCGCTCGCGCTCATCACCACCGGGCATCTGACCGGCGACGTCAAGGAACAGGGTCTGCCCTTCTGGATCATCTTCAGCTGTGCGGTGGCGATCGGACTCGGCACCTACCTGGGCGGCTGGCGCGTCATCCGCACGCTGGGCAAGGGTCTCGTCGAGATCGAGTCGCCGCAGGGCTTCGCCGCCGAAGCATCTTCGGCCGCAATCATTCTGAGCTCCAGTGCCGCCGGAATGGCGTTGTCCACCACGCATGTGGCCACCGGTTCGATCCTGGGCAGCGGTGTGGGCAAGCCCGGTGCCGAGGTGCGCTGGGCGGTGGCGGGCCGGATGGCCGTGGCCTGGCTGATCACGCTGCCCGCCGCCGGCCTCGTCGGGGCGCTGTCCTACTGGTTGTCCGACGGTGTGAAGACGCTGTCCGGTTCGGCCCTGGTCGGTGACGGTCTGATCTTCCTGATCCTGGTCGGGATGTCCTTCTACCTGTGGTGGCGCGCCCAGCAGCAGAAGGTCGACCACAGTAACGTCAACGCCGACTGGGATTCGTCGACGAACTCCGTTGTCCCGGCCGAGGTGCGCGCCACCACCACGGACAACAAACCCACCGCGACGGTCTGA
- a CDS encoding DUF3349 domain-containing protein: protein MNAFLARIAAWLTAGYPEGVPGPDRVPLLALLTRRLSNDEVTTVVQDLMDRGEFDRVDIAVLITGITDGLPRDEDVERVRARLAARGWPLDDPRDPDPEGPSSLS, encoded by the coding sequence GTGAACGCTTTCCTGGCACGGATCGCCGCCTGGCTGACCGCCGGCTATCCGGAGGGGGTCCCCGGACCGGACCGGGTGCCACTGCTGGCGCTGCTCACCCGGCGGCTGTCCAACGACGAAGTCACCACCGTCGTCCAGGACCTGATGGATCGTGGCGAGTTCGACCGGGTCGACATCGCGGTGCTGATCACCGGGATCACCGACGGACTGCCCCGCGACGAAGACGTCGAACGGGTACGAGCACGGCTGGCCGCCCGGGGTTGGCCGCTCGATGACCCGCGCGACCCCGATCCGGAGGGTCCGTCATCGCTGTCCTGA
- a CDS encoding nitroreductase family deazaflavin-dependent oxidoreductase, which produces MAEQRVRPPWWLKYVNKVFIGLSKLGVGGEKGPAILTVAGRKTGKPRTTPVTPMTVDGARYVVGGLPGADWVANARAAGTATLHQGRRTQQVRMTEMPAEQARPLLRQFPTLVPTGVSFVRNAGLVTEGTPDEFEALAGRLPVFRFDEI; this is translated from the coding sequence ATGGCTGAGCAAAGGGTACGGCCACCGTGGTGGCTGAAGTACGTCAACAAGGTGTTCATCGGGCTGTCCAAGCTGGGCGTCGGCGGCGAAAAGGGTCCGGCGATCCTGACGGTCGCCGGCCGCAAGACGGGGAAGCCGCGGACCACGCCTGTCACGCCGATGACGGTGGACGGAGCCCGTTATGTGGTGGGCGGGTTGCCGGGCGCGGACTGGGTCGCCAATGCCCGTGCGGCCGGGACGGCGACCCTGCACCAGGGCCGTCGGACACAGCAGGTCCGGATGACCGAGATGCCCGCCGAGCAGGCGCGCCCGTTGCTTCGCCAATTCCCGACCCTGGTGCCCACCGGGGTGAGCTTCGTCCGCAACGCCGGCCTGGTCACCGAGGGCACCCCCGACGAGTTCGAGGCGCTGGCCGGCCGACTGCCGGTGTTCCGGTTCGACGAAATCTGA
- a CDS encoding VOC family protein — translation MEILASRMLIRPAGYPESVEFYRDRIGLAVAREYGGGTVFYAGQSLIELAAHGGPSAGGSLWLQVRDVYATETELTGRGVTIARSAAEEPWGLHEMHVVDPDGVTLIFVQVPDAHPLRRDTRD, via the coding sequence ATGGAGATCCTGGCCAGCCGCATGCTGATCCGGCCGGCCGGCTACCCGGAGTCCGTCGAGTTCTATCGCGACCGGATCGGGCTGGCCGTCGCCCGCGAATACGGCGGGGGCACCGTTTTCTACGCCGGGCAGTCGTTGATCGAGCTCGCCGCGCACGGCGGTCCGTCGGCCGGCGGCAGTCTGTGGTTGCAGGTGCGCGACGTCTATGCGACCGAGACGGAACTGACCGGCCGCGGAGTGACCATCGCCCGGTCCGCCGCCGAGGAACCGTGGGGGTTGCATGAGATGCACGTCGTGGATCCCGACGGTGTCACCCTGATCTTCGTCCAGGTTCCCGACGCCCACCCACTGCGCCGCGATACCAGAGACTAG